The following proteins are encoded in a genomic region of Paenibacillus sp. FSL H3-0469:
- a CDS encoding alpha/beta fold hydrolase, with product MPNEDKPASSTLIPIRMIRVKHIIVALLLSVFFFFVFCFIALHAYIAWVLSNPTVAPLYSNPYQAKGLAYEDISFPAKDGSRMMEGWYIPSKGATKTIVFSHGYGANREESWVPMYDLAHYAHSLRFNVVMFDYGFASKTDRDIATGGKKESQQLLGAIEFAKEQGADQIVVWGFSMGAGTALQAGLVTKDVDAMILDSTFLLEPDTLYHNIKQNINLPRQPSLEIMEMLFPVLNGTGLNQIPYSKVKSEDYPFPVLFMHGTKDDKAPYPIAEELAANQSNPYSDSWIVENSHHELLFREHPREYLRRVSAFLGNVQLAQIGGSHSNPTASK from the coding sequence ATGCCTAACGAGGATAAGCCTGCTTCGTCAACCTTAATTCCGATTCGGATGATACGCGTCAAGCACATCATTGTGGCCCTGCTGTTATCCGTATTCTTCTTCTTTGTATTCTGCTTCATCGCTCTGCATGCCTATATCGCCTGGGTACTCTCGAATCCTACCGTAGCCCCGCTCTACTCCAATCCTTATCAGGCCAAGGGGCTCGCTTACGAGGATATCAGCTTCCCTGCCAAGGACGGCAGCCGGATGATGGAGGGATGGTATATTCCTTCCAAGGGAGCTACCAAGACCATTGTCTTCAGTCACGGCTACGGCGCAAACCGCGAAGAGAGCTGGGTTCCCATGTATGATCTGGCCCACTATGCGCACAGCCTGAGATTCAATGTCGTCATGTTCGACTACGGCTTCGCCTCCAAGACCGACAGGGATATCGCAACCGGCGGCAAAAAGGAATCCCAGCAGCTGCTCGGAGCCATTGAGTTCGCCAAGGAGCAGGGGGCAGACCAGATTGTGGTCTGGGGCTTCTCGATGGGCGCAGGCACCGCCCTGCAGGCAGGACTTGTAACCAAAGATGTGGATGCGATGATTTTGGACAGCACCTTCCTGCTGGAGCCGGACACCCTGTACCATAACATCAAGCAGAACATCAATCTTCCCCGCCAGCCTTCGCTGGAGATTATGGAGATGCTCTTCCCGGTGCTGAACGGCACAGGACTGAATCAGATTCCTTATTCCAAGGTCAAATCGGAGGATTATCCGTTCCCGGTGCTGTTCATGCATGGCACTAAGGACGATAAGGCACCTTATCCGATTGCCGAGGAGCTGGCGGCGAACCAGAGCAATCCGTATTCGGATTCATGGATTGTGGAGAACAGCCATCATGAGCTGCTGTTCCGCGAGCACCCGCGTGAGTATCTGCGGCGGGTATCCGCTTTTCTCGGGAATGTACAGCTGGCCCAGATCGGCGGGAGCCACAGCAATCCAACCGCAAGCAAATAA